From Mus musculus strain C57BL/6J chromosome 8, GRCm38.p6 C57BL/6J, a single genomic window includes:
- the Zfp958 gene encoding zinc finger protein 878 isoform 3 (isoform 3 is encoded by transcript variant 3), giving the protein MLETYWNLTAIGYNLEDQTIEEHFQSSRRHGRPERSHTGEKPYEEIKYGEAFAHHGSLQIHKRIHTGKKFYECNPCGKAFAYHCHLRIHKRIHTAEKLYKCIQCGKAFSEHNTLQKHKRTHSEEKPYECNQCGKAFAHHNILRNHERTHIGEKPYQCNECDKAFSQHYYLRIHKRIHTGEKPYECNQCDKAFACLSYLRVHGRTHTGEKPYKCNQCGKVFASHSNLKRHKRTHTGEKPYECNQCGKAFSDHHTLRIHERAHTGEKPFECNQCGKTFKLHSQLRIHKRTHTGEKPHECNQCGKTFACPSSFQKHKRIHTGEKPYECNQCLKAFAYHSRLRKHERTHTGEKPFRCNQCGKIFSQSNSLQVHKRTHTGEKPYECDRCGKAFPYDSSLRVHKRTHTGVKPYECNQCGKAFGYNSHLQRHERTHTGEKPY; this is encoded by the exons atgctggagacctactggaacctcactgctATAG GTTACAATTTGGAAGACCAAACTATTGAAGAACATTTTCAAAGTTCTAGAAgacatggaag ACCTGAAAGaagtcatactggagagaaaccctatgaagaAATTAAGTATGGTGAAGCTTTTGCACATCACGGTagtctccaaatacataaaagaattcatactggaaagAAATTCTATGAATGTAATccatgtggtaaagcctttgcatatcactGCCATCTTCGAATACATAAAAGGATACATACTGCAGAGAAACTCTACAAAtgtattcaatgtggtaaagctttttcaGAACATAATACTcttcaaaaacataaaagaactcATTCagaagagaaaccctatgaatgtaatcaatgtggtaaagcctttgcacatcatAATATTCTTCGAAATCATGAAAGAACTCAtattggagagaaaccttaccaatgtaatgaatgtgataaGGCCTTTTCACAACACTATTATTTACgaatacataaaagaatacacactggagagaaaccttatgaatgtaatcagtgtgataaagcctttgcatgtctcAGCTATCTTCGAGTGCAtggaagaacacatactggagagaaaccttacaaatgtaatcaatgtggtaaagtctttgcaAGTCATAGTAATCTTAAacgacataaaagaacacacactggagagaaaccttatgaatgtaatcagtgtggtaaagccttttcagaCCACCATACTCTCCGAATACATGAAAGAGCACATACGGGAGAGAAACCCTTTGAATGCAACCAGTGTGGTAAAACCTTTAAACTACACAGTCAACTCCGAATACATAAAAGAACGCACACCGGAGAGAAACctcatgaatgtaatcaatgtggtaaaaccTTTGCATGTCCCAGTAGTTtccaaaaacataaaagaatacatactggagagaaaccctatgaatgcaaTCAGTGTcttaaagcctttgcatatcatagTAGACTCCgaaaacatgaaagaacacatactggagagaaacccttcagatgtaatcaatgtggcaaaATCTTTTCACAGTCCAATAGtctccaagtacataaaagaacacatactggagagaaaccctatgaatgtgatagatgtggtaaagcctttccaTATGATAGTAGTCTCCGAgtgcataaaagaacacacactggAGTGAAGCCTTATGAATGTAACcagtgtggcaaagcctttggaTATAACAGTCatcttcagaggcatgaaagaacacatactggagagaaaccttattaa
- the Zfp958 gene encoding zinc finger protein 878 isoform 1 (isoform 1 is encoded by transcript variant 1) produces MRIFVYLEMVWPWTLQHAPTLTEDAVTFDDVHVDFTSEEWALLDPSQKSLYKDVMLETYWNLTAIGYNLEDQTIEEHFQSSRRHGRPERSHTGEKPYEEIKYGEAFAHHGSLQIHKRIHTGKKFYECNPCGKAFAYHCHLRIHKRIHTAEKLYKCIQCGKAFSEHNTLQKHKRTHSEEKPYECNQCGKAFAHHNILRNHERTHIGEKPYQCNECDKAFSQHYYLRIHKRIHTGEKPYECNQCDKAFACLSYLRVHGRTHTGEKPYKCNQCGKVFASHSNLKRHKRTHTGEKPYECNQCGKAFSDHHTLRIHERAHTGEKPFECNQCGKTFKLHSQLRIHKRTHTGEKPHECNQCGKTFACPSSFQKHKRIHTGEKPYECNQCLKAFAYHSRLRKHERTHTGEKPFRCNQCGKIFSQSNSLQVHKRTHTGEKPYECDRCGKAFPYDSSLRVHKRTHTGVKPYECNQCGKAFGYNSHLQRHERTHTGEKPY; encoded by the exons ATGCGGATCTTTGTATATCTGGAAATGGTCTGGCCCTGGACACTTCAGCACGCTCCAACCCTAACGGAG GATGCAGTGACCTTTGATGATGTGCATGTGGACTTCACTTCGGAagagtgggctttgctggatccttcccagaagagtctttacaaagatgtgatgctggagacctactggaacctcactgctATAG GTTACAATTTGGAAGACCAAACTATTGAAGAACATTTTCAAAGTTCTAGAAgacatggaag ACCTGAAAGaagtcatactggagagaaaccctatgaagaAATTAAGTATGGTGAAGCTTTTGCACATCACGGTagtctccaaatacataaaagaattcatactggaaagAAATTCTATGAATGTAATccatgtggtaaagcctttgcatatcactGCCATCTTCGAATACATAAAAGGATACATACTGCAGAGAAACTCTACAAAtgtattcaatgtggtaaagctttttcaGAACATAATACTcttcaaaaacataaaagaactcATTCagaagagaaaccctatgaatgtaatcaatgtggtaaagcctttgcacatcatAATATTCTTCGAAATCATGAAAGAACTCAtattggagagaaaccttaccaatgtaatgaatgtgataaGGCCTTTTCACAACACTATTATTTACgaatacataaaagaatacacactggagagaaaccttatgaatgtaatcagtgtgataaagcctttgcatgtctcAGCTATCTTCGAGTGCAtggaagaacacatactggagagaaaccttacaaatgtaatcaatgtggtaaagtctttgcaAGTCATAGTAATCTTAAacgacataaaagaacacacactggagagaaaccttatgaatgtaatcagtgtggtaaagccttttcagaCCACCATACTCTCCGAATACATGAAAGAGCACATACGGGAGAGAAACCCTTTGAATGCAACCAGTGTGGTAAAACCTTTAAACTACACAGTCAACTCCGAATACATAAAAGAACGCACACCGGAGAGAAACctcatgaatgtaatcaatgtggtaaaaccTTTGCATGTCCCAGTAGTTtccaaaaacataaaagaatacatactggagagaaaccctatgaatgcaaTCAGTGTcttaaagcctttgcatatcatagTAGACTCCgaaaacatgaaagaacacatactggagagaaacccttcagatgtaatcaatgtggcaaaATCTTTTCACAGTCCAATAGtctccaagtacataaaagaacacatactggagagaaaccctatgaatgtgatagatgtggtaaagcctttccaTATGATAGTAGTCTCCGAgtgcataaaagaacacacactggAGTGAAGCCTTATGAATGTAACcagtgtggcaaagcctttggaTATAACAGTCatcttcagaggcatgaaagaacacatactggagagaaaccttattaa
- the Zfp958 gene encoding zinc finger protein 878 isoform 2 (isoform 2 is encoded by transcript variant 2), producing the protein MDAVTFDDVHVDFTSEEWALLDPSQKSLYKDVMLETYWNLTAIGYNLEDQTIEEHFQSSRRHGRPERSHTGEKPYEEIKYGEAFAHHGSLQIHKRIHTGKKFYECNPCGKAFAYHCHLRIHKRIHTAEKLYKCIQCGKAFSEHNTLQKHKRTHSEEKPYECNQCGKAFAHHNILRNHERTHIGEKPYQCNECDKAFSQHYYLRIHKRIHTGEKPYECNQCDKAFACLSYLRVHGRTHTGEKPYKCNQCGKVFASHSNLKRHKRTHTGEKPYECNQCGKAFSDHHTLRIHERAHTGEKPFECNQCGKTFKLHSQLRIHKRTHTGEKPHECNQCGKTFACPSSFQKHKRIHTGEKPYECNQCLKAFAYHSRLRKHERTHTGEKPFRCNQCGKIFSQSNSLQVHKRTHTGEKPYECDRCGKAFPYDSSLRVHKRTHTGVKPYECNQCGKAFGYNSHLQRHERTHTGEKPY; encoded by the exons ATG GATGCAGTGACCTTTGATGATGTGCATGTGGACTTCACTTCGGAagagtgggctttgctggatccttcccagaagagtctttacaaagatgtgatgctggagacctactggaacctcactgctATAG GTTACAATTTGGAAGACCAAACTATTGAAGAACATTTTCAAAGTTCTAGAAgacatggaag ACCTGAAAGaagtcatactggagagaaaccctatgaagaAATTAAGTATGGTGAAGCTTTTGCACATCACGGTagtctccaaatacataaaagaattcatactggaaagAAATTCTATGAATGTAATccatgtggtaaagcctttgcatatcactGCCATCTTCGAATACATAAAAGGATACATACTGCAGAGAAACTCTACAAAtgtattcaatgtggtaaagctttttcaGAACATAATACTcttcaaaaacataaaagaactcATTCagaagagaaaccctatgaatgtaatcaatgtggtaaagcctttgcacatcatAATATTCTTCGAAATCATGAAAGAACTCAtattggagagaaaccttaccaatgtaatgaatgtgataaGGCCTTTTCACAACACTATTATTTACgaatacataaaagaatacacactggagagaaaccttatgaatgtaatcagtgtgataaagcctttgcatgtctcAGCTATCTTCGAGTGCAtggaagaacacatactggagagaaaccttacaaatgtaatcaatgtggtaaagtctttgcaAGTCATAGTAATCTTAAacgacataaaagaacacacactggagagaaaccttatgaatgtaatcagtgtggtaaagccttttcagaCCACCATACTCTCCGAATACATGAAAGAGCACATACGGGAGAGAAACCCTTTGAATGCAACCAGTGTGGTAAAACCTTTAAACTACACAGTCAACTCCGAATACATAAAAGAACGCACACCGGAGAGAAACctcatgaatgtaatcaatgtggtaaaaccTTTGCATGTCCCAGTAGTTtccaaaaacataaaagaatacatactggagagaaaccctatgaatgcaaTCAGTGTcttaaagcctttgcatatcatagTAGACTCCgaaaacatgaaagaacacatactggagagaaacccttcagatgtaatcaatgtggcaaaATCTTTTCACAGTCCAATAGtctccaagtacataaaagaacacatactggagagaaaccctatgaatgtgatagatgtggtaaagcctttccaTATGATAGTAGTCTCCGAgtgcataaaagaacacacactggAGTGAAGCCTTATGAATGTAACcagtgtggcaaagcctttggaTATAACAGTCatcttcagaggcatgaaagaacacatactggagagaaaccttattaa